Proteins found in one Sphaeramia orbicularis chromosome 8, fSphaOr1.1, whole genome shotgun sequence genomic segment:
- the atg4db gene encoding cysteine protease ATG4D: MNSMVSSAGCESPTDDQLDEWLFLSSESVGSLSLDVSREDPEAEDRGKLKSKLVSAWNSVKYGWPLKQKSKFGKSSPVIMLGKSFDLKNQGERERFRRSFASLLWLTYRRGFPPLPGCSLSTDSGWGCVLRTGQMLLAQGLLLHLMPPDWTWPANLHAVKDDMDLQDIRPTASSYHSCNSKERLNNRGRKLSLGSLLDRPMEGTHRRVVSWFVDHPTAPFGIHQLVELGKSSGKKAGDWYGPSIVAHILRKAVAASADLPTLSVYVAQDCTIYKEDVRRLCERQHSDGSTSVSPSWKSVIILVPVRLGGQDLNPTYITCVKKLLKLQCCIGIIGGKPKHSLFFIGFQDDHVLYLDPHYCQSTVDVTKQNFPLESFHCKHPRKMPFSRMDPSCTIGFYAKGQKEFESLCTAVNEVLATSTETYPMFIFVDGPCQDEEENATITDTITYIQRKNQQRGVVTSDSMDEFVLL, translated from the exons ATGAACTCCATGGTCTCCTCTGCTGGCTGTGAGTCTCCTACTGATGACCAGTTGGACGAATGGCTCTTTCTATCCTCTGAATCTGTTGGATCGCTAAGCCTGGATGTGAGCAGAGAAGACCCAGAGGCAGAGGACCGAGGAAAACTTAAGTCCAAGTTGGTCTCAGCTTGGAACAGTGTCAAATATG GCTGGCCCTTGAAGCAGAAATCCAAATTTGGCAAGTCCTCCCCTGTGATCATGCTTGGAAAGTCTTTCGACCTTAAGAATCAAG GGGAGAGAGAGCGCTTCCGTCGCTCCTTTGCATCCCTCCTGTGGCTAACTTACAGACGGGGATTCCCTCCATTGCCAGGCTGCTCTCTGAGCACCGACAGTGGTTGGGGATGTGTCCTACGTACAGGGCAGATGCTTCTCGCACAAGGCCTGCTGCTACACCTGATGCCACCAG ACTGGACTTGGCCTGCAAACCTCCATGCAGTCAAAGACGACATGGACCTACAGGACATTCGCCCCACAGCCAGCTCATACCACAGCTGCAACTCAAAGGAAAGACTGAATAACAGGGGACGGAAACTGAGCTTGGGTTCCCTCCTGGACAGACCAATGGAGGGTACGCACAGACGGGTGGTGTCATGGTTTGTGGACCATCCCACAGCCCCCTTTGGGATCCATCAACTGGTGGAGTTGGGTAAAAGCTCAGGCAAGAAGGCTGGGGACTGGTACGGTCCTTCTATTGTGGCACATATCCTCAG GAAAGCTGTGGCAGCCTCTGCAGACCTTCCTACTTTGTCTGTGTATGTAGCACAAGATTGCACCA TCTACAAAGAGGATGTGAGGAGGCTGTGTGAGCGGCAACACTCTGACGGCTCTACCTCAGTCAGTCCGTCTTGGAAATCTGTCATTATCCTGGTTCCGGTGCGACTTGGAGGACAAGATCTCAACCCTACCTATATCACTTGTGTCAAA AAACTACTGAAGTTACAATGCTGCATTGGAATCATTGGAGGGAAGCCAAAGCACTCTCTGTTCTTCATCGGATTCCAAG ACGACCATGTGCTGTACTTGGACCCCCACTACTGTCAGTCCACAGTGGATGTAACTAAGCAGAACTTTCCCTTGGAG TCTTTTCACTGTAAACACCCCCGGAAAATGCCTTTCTCTCGAATGGATCCGAGCTGCACCATAGGATTCTACGCTAAAGGCCAGAAAGAGTTTGAGTCATTGTGCACAGCTGTCAATGAG GTGCTGGCCACATCGACAGAGACATACCCCATGTTTATATTTGTGGATGGACCCTGTCAGGATGAGGAGGAAAATGCGACAATCACAGACACCATCACCTACATCCAGAGAAAGAATCAGCAGAGAGGTGTGGTCACTAGTGACAGCATGGACGAGTTTGTTCTgttataa